Proteins encoded in a region of the Nicotiana tomentosiformis chromosome 9, ASM39032v3, whole genome shotgun sequence genome:
- the LOC104084526 gene encoding uncharacterized protein: MANLNTILTPSMILCTLFLHLFLFPYSTFSSISSIHDLLKSRGLPAGLFPKNVVKSYNLDKNGHLEVYLERPCVAKFETWVFFDTIVKANLSYGGLIGLEGLSQEELFLWLPVKDIIVYDPSSGLILFDIGLAHKQISLSLFEEPPLCTPQGLLMENDGIKESGFRIDSRFSSL, from the exons ATGGCCAATCTTAACACCATTTTAACACCCTCCATGATATTATGTACACTTTTTCTACACCTCTTTCTCTTTCCTTATTCCACATTTTCCTCAATTAGTTCAATTCATGACCTTCTCAAAAGTAGAGGACTACCAGCTGGGCTATTTCCAAAGAATGTTGTAAAATCATATAATCTTGATAAAAATGGCCATTTGGAAGTTTATTTAGAAAGGCCATGTGTTGCAAAATTTGAGACATGGGTGTTTTTTGACACTATTGTTAAAGCTAATCTTAGTTATGGTGGATTAATTGGATTAGAGGGTCTATCTCAGGAAGAGCTTTTTCTTTGGTTGCCAGTGAAAGATATTATAGTATATGATCCTTCTTCTGGTTTGATCTTGTTTGACATTGGTTTGGCTCATAAACAAATATCCCTTTCTCTTTTTGAAGAGCCTCCTCTTTGTACTCCTCAAG GTTTATTAATGGAGAATGATGGGATTAAAGAGTCTGGATTCAGAATTGATTCAAGATTTTCCAGTCTCTAA